Proteins found in one Seonamhaeicola sp. S2-3 genomic segment:
- a CDS encoding Lrp/AsnC family transcriptional regulator, with product MGKIKLDEIDHQILDMLIDNTRIPFTDIAKKLLISAGTVHVRVKKMEESGIIKGSSLMLDYKKLGYSFIAYVGVYLNNTSQTKFVLERINEIPYVTVAHITTGKFNIFCKVRGRSTEHAKEVIFMLDDIEGVYRTETMISLEESINDKKRLMHSIFNDL from the coding sequence ATGGGAAAAATAAAATTAGACGAAATTGACCACCAAATTCTTGACATGTTAATAGATAACACAAGAATACCTTTTACAGACATTGCAAAAAAATTACTAATATCTGCAGGTACAGTGCATGTACGTGTGAAAAAAATGGAAGAATCTGGTATTATTAAAGGCTCTTCTTTAATGTTAGATTATAAAAAACTAGGGTATTCTTTCATAGCTTATGTAGGTGTTTATTTAAACAATACATCTCAAACAAAGTTTGTCTTAGAGCGTATTAACGAAATACCTTATGTTACTGTAGCGCATATAACAACTGGTAAATTTAATATATTTTGTAAAGTAAGAGGTAGAAGTACAGAGCATGCTAAAGAAGTTATTTTTATGTTAGATGATATTGAAGGTGTTTACAGAACAGAAACCATGATTTCATTAGAAGAAAGCATTAACGATAAAAAGCGCTTAATGCATTCAATATTCAACGATTTATAA
- a CDS encoding nicotinate-nucleotide adenylyltransferase, with translation MEITIKGDREFDDVPSIKSKALRINLNQNIYGTFAEIGAGQETCRQFFRAGGASGTIAKAMSAYDKAFSDAIYGAEEDGRYVTLSRLRKMLAHEMDLMEKRITREEHPDKIFFTYANTVATIDFAKQFKGHGWVGIKYQVEAGQDYNEIILHLRFKETDARLQQETLGTLGTNLIYGAFYKYNEPKKLLKSLYDHLDKDQIEIDTINFSGPVFSNVDNRLISLQLVKNGMTDAVVFGPDGTNVLPARVFYKKNILALRGSFRPVTRVNMEMYEKSYEMFIKEKKVDPKNTMTVFEITLSNLRAEGEIDEQDFIDRADLLCALGHSVMISNFQEYYKVVEYFSNYTKARMGLAMGVSNLVDIFDEKYYRHISGGILEAFGKLFFKDLKVYLYPMLDPKTGELINSENLKVYPRMKELYKFFKYNGKVIDIKDFDPDIMHIFSRKALEMIESGESGWEAMLPEGTADLIKDYRLFGYTRKPLKPLTIKRRVSKK, from the coding sequence ATGGAAATAACCATTAAAGGAGACAGAGAATTTGATGATGTACCATCAATAAAATCAAAAGCACTTCGCATAAATTTAAATCAGAATATTTACGGAACATTTGCAGAAATTGGAGCAGGACAAGAAACCTGTAGGCAATTTTTTAGAGCTGGTGGCGCTTCAGGCACTATAGCTAAAGCCATGTCTGCCTATGACAAAGCTTTTAGTGACGCCATATACGGTGCTGAAGAAGATGGTAGATACGTAACATTATCTAGATTACGAAAAATGTTGGCTCATGAGATGGATTTGATGGAAAAAAGAATTACCCGTGAGGAGCATCCTGATAAAATATTTTTCACATATGCCAACACCGTAGCTACCATAGATTTTGCAAAACAATTTAAAGGCCATGGTTGGGTAGGTATAAAATACCAAGTTGAAGCAGGACAAGATTATAATGAGATTATTCTTCACCTTAGATTTAAAGAAACTGATGCTAGATTGCAACAAGAAACTTTAGGTACCTTAGGTACAAATTTAATTTACGGTGCTTTTTACAAATATAACGAACCAAAAAAACTGCTAAAATCTTTGTATGATCATTTAGACAAAGATCAAATAGAAATAGATACTATAAACTTTTCTGGTCCTGTTTTTAGCAATGTTGATAACCGTTTAATAAGCTTGCAATTAGTGAAAAACGGTATGACAGATGCTGTGGTTTTTGGTCCTGACGGAACCAATGTACTTCCTGCGAGAGTATTTTATAAAAAGAACATTTTAGCGCTTCGTGGTAGTTTTAGACCTGTTACTAGAGTAAACATGGAAATGTATGAGAAATCATATGAAATGTTTATTAAAGAAAAGAAAGTAGACCCAAAAAACACCATGACAGTATTTGAGATAACACTGTCTAATCTACGTGCTGAAGGAGAAATTGATGAACAAGATTTTATTGATAGAGCAGATTTATTATGCGCATTAGGGCATTCTGTAATGATTTCTAATTTCCAAGAATATTATAAAGTTGTTGAATACTTCTCTAATTACACCAAAGCTAGAATGGGATTAGCTATGGGGGTTAGTAATTTAGTAGATATTTTTGACGAAAAATATTACCGCCATATAAGTGGAGGTATTTTAGAAGCCTTTGGAAAACTATTCTTTAAAGATTTAAAAGTTTACTTATACCCAATGCTAGACCCCAAAACAGGCGAACTAATAAATAGCGAAAATCTTAAAGTATATCCCCGTATGAAAGAGCTTTATAAGTTCTTTAAATACAATGGAAAAGTGATTGATATTAAAGATTTTGATCCTGATATTATGCACATCTTTTCAAGAAAAGCACTTGAAATGATTGAAAGTGGAGAATCTGGGTGGGAAGCTATGTTACCTGAAGGAACTGCAGATTTAATTAAAGATTACAGGCTGTTTGGCTATACCAGAAAACCTTTAAAACCGCTTACTATAAAACGTAGAGTTTCAAAAAAATAA
- the bcp gene encoding thioredoxin-dependent thiol peroxidase: MTTLKAGDKAPNFEALDEQGNTIKLSDYKGKKLVVFFYPKASTPGCTAEACNLNDNFERFQSQGYEILGVSADSAKRQLNFKNKYGFKYPLLADEDKKVIEAFGVWGPKKFMGKEYDGIHRTTFVINENGVIEEVITKVKTKQHTSQILGE, encoded by the coding sequence ATGACCACATTAAAAGCAGGAGATAAGGCTCCAAATTTTGAAGCCTTAGACGAACAAGGAAATACTATTAAATTATCTGATTACAAAGGGAAAAAGCTAGTTGTATTTTTTTATCCTAAAGCGAGTACTCCTGGATGTACCGCCGAGGCTTGTAACTTAAATGATAATTTTGAACGCTTTCAATCTCAAGGATATGAAATTTTAGGTGTAAGTGCCGATAGTGCTAAAAGACAATTGAATTTTAAAAATAAATATGGATTTAAGTATCCGCTTTTAGCCGATGAAGATAAAAAAGTTATTGAGGCTTTTGGTGTTTGGGGGCCAAAAAAATTCATGGGAAAAGAATATGATGGTATTCACAGAACCACATTTGTAATTAATGAAAATGGAGTTATTGAAGAGGTGATTACTAAAGTAAAAACCAAACAACACACATCTCAAATATTAGGAGAATAA
- a CDS encoding MBL fold metallo-hydrolase, translating to MKITFLGTGTSQGIPIIGSKHPVCLSNNSKDKRLRVSVLVEWDNYTYVVDCGPDFRYQMLRAGCNKINGILFTHEHADHVMGLDDIRPFYFRQGDIPLYAHKRVLKSLKQRFDYVFKTKNKYPGAPSVTLNRIKNKPFKLGNLEVVPVKGKHANLQVFGFKFGDFAYLTDMKTVKNKEIEKIKNVKVLVVNALRKEPHHSHFNLEEALAFIKKVNPEKAYLTHISHLLGFHDEVEKTLPENVFLAYDELEITI from the coding sequence TTGAAAATAACATTTTTAGGCACTGGTACATCACAAGGTATTCCAATAATAGGGAGCAAACACCCTGTTTGTTTAAGTAATAACTCCAAAGATAAAAGGTTGCGTGTTTCTGTTTTAGTTGAGTGGGATAATTATACTTATGTTGTTGATTGCGGGCCAGATTTTAGATACCAGATGCTTAGAGCAGGGTGCAATAAAATTAATGGCATTTTATTTACACATGAACATGCAGATCATGTTATGGGGTTAGATGATATTCGTCCGTTTTATTTTAGACAAGGAGATATTCCTTTATATGCACATAAGCGTGTTTTAAAATCTTTAAAGCAACGGTTTGATTATGTTTTTAAAACTAAAAACAAATATCCCGGAGCGCCATCGGTTACACTAAATAGAATAAAAAACAAACCTTTTAAATTAGGAAATTTAGAGGTGGTTCCTGTAAAAGGAAAGCATGCCAATTTACAGGTTTTTGGTTTTAAATTTGGTGATTTTGCATATTTAACCGACATGAAAACGGTTAAAAACAAGGAGATTGAAAAGATTAAAAATGTAAAAGTTTTAGTGGTTAATGCTTTAAGAAAAGAACCGCATCATTCTCATTTTAATTTAGAAGAAGCTTTAGCGTTTATAAAAAAAGTGAACCCAGAAAAAGCCTACTTAACTCATATTAGTCATTTGTTAGGTTTTCATGATGAAGTAGAAAAAACATTGCCAGAAAATGTATTTTTGGCTTACGATGAATTAGAAATAACAATATAA
- a CDS encoding DNA topoisomerase IV, translated as MRFLYLLLLFCLTSCYTTQRDCTKFKTGKFYSEITLDGEVLVSEFERTNNLQIETYNNKVDSSQLRWINDCEVIFKTINPKNMAEKKDVHLKILTTTDSSYTFEYSYVGETKKQKGIAYKRN; from the coding sequence ATGCGTTTTCTTTATTTATTATTGCTTTTTTGTTTAACAAGTTGCTACACCACGCAAAGAGATTGTACAAAGTTTAAAACAGGAAAGTTTTATAGTGAAATTACCCTAGATGGTGAGGTTTTAGTATCTGAATTTGAGAGAACTAATAATCTGCAAATAGAAACCTATAATAATAAAGTTGACTCTTCTCAATTACGATGGATAAATGACTGTGAAGTTATTTTTAAAACCATTAACCCTAAAAATATGGCAGAAAAAAAAGATGTGCATTTAAAAATACTTACTACAACTGATAGCTCTTATACCTTTGAATACTCTTATGTAGGCGAAACAAAAAAACAAAAAGGCATTGCCTACAAACGCAACTAA
- a CDS encoding helix-turn-helix domain-containing protein, with amino-acid sequence MVNTEAFTKRLKKVMDYYGESASSFAEKIGVQRSSISHILSGRNKPSLEFVLKILSSFPEVELYWLLNGKGQFPSIQKTLDFKDEPKKEVTNQKNIETKLDSTNSNKTIERIVIFYSDGTFKNFQN; translated from the coding sequence ATGGTAAACACCGAAGCATTTACTAAAAGATTAAAAAAAGTAATGGATTACTACGGAGAATCTGCTTCTTCTTTTGCTGAAAAAATAGGTGTGCAGCGCTCTAGTATTTCTCATATATTATCTGGAAGAAACAAACCTAGTTTAGAATTTGTTTTAAAAATACTTTCCTCCTTTCCTGAAGTAGAACTGTATTGGCTTTTAAATGGGAAAGGACAATTTCCTTCCATACAAAAAACTTTAGATTTTAAAGATGAGCCAAAAAAAGAAGTTACTAACCAAAAAAATATTGAAACAAAACTAGATTCTACAAATAGCAATAAAACAATAGAGCGTATTGTTATTTTTTATTCTGACGGAACATTTAAAAACTTTCAGAATTAA
- a CDS encoding hydrolase: MKQRIFIYLFIFSILLVLFQYVNSKRVFEDLNKKLIKKEAKLKTYKDSLDVLEDAFLEVSHFNLDRNEDAISYFERDGYKIDELIPFIKDELYKLNEVKREHPLIPYGSSEGRKMMINTVKMLNHKWIIADFSDGEFWGEIFLTYEITKDKELKFNMVESFLYPPY; the protein is encoded by the coding sequence ATGAAGCAAAGAATTTTTATCTACTTATTTATATTTTCAATATTACTAGTATTATTTCAGTATGTTAATTCTAAGCGTGTTTTTGAAGATTTAAATAAAAAATTAATTAAAAAAGAAGCTAAACTTAAAACCTACAAAGATTCTTTAGATGTTTTAGAAGATGCATTCTTAGAAGTTTCTCATTTTAATTTAGATAGAAATGAAGACGCTATTAGTTATTTTGAAAGAGATGGTTATAAAATTGACGAATTAATTCCTTTTATAAAAGACGAGTTATATAAGTTAAACGAAGTTAAAAGAGAACATCCTTTAATACCTTATGGGTCTAGTGAAGGAAGAAAAATGATGATTAATACCGTTAAAATGTTAAACCATAAGTGGATTATAGCCGATTTTTCGGATGGTGAATTTTGGGGTGAAATCTTTTTAACTTATGAAATAACAAAAGATAAAGAACTTAAGTTTAATATGGTAGAATCGTTTTTGTATCCACCATATTAG
- a CDS encoding M14 metallopeptidase family protein: MQTEQIKSLFINNKENTLFGRYITNNHIEPLLKNLKNYCKVETIGYSVLNKPIYGIQIGTGSKKVLMWSQMHGNESTTTKALFDLLNSLKEAESGLIHILKHCTLYIIPILNPDGAEVYTRVNANKVDLNRDAQNLTQPESLVLRKVFEAFKPYYCFNLHGQRTIFSAGKNNKSATVSFLSPAQDKECTVTQNRRVAMEIIGIMNDALQEVIPNQIGVYDDAFNINCVGDTFQSENVPTILFEAGHFANDYNREYTRELIYMSYIKSLCYIAELNVDGSKIDSYFSIPENEKCFYDVIIRNAAGYSNEGLVDIAIQFQETLVDNTLEFMPVVQCIEKLNNFYGHREIDAKGEAVLDDRKKKLSIASENVFVMIKNENIVLLPK; the protein is encoded by the coding sequence ATGCAAACAGAACAAATAAAATCCCTCTTTATAAACAATAAAGAAAATACGCTTTTTGGTAGGTATATAACCAATAACCATATAGAACCTTTACTTAAAAATCTTAAAAATTATTGTAAGGTTGAGACTATTGGATATTCAGTTTTAAACAAACCTATTTATGGAATTCAGATAGGTACTGGATCTAAAAAAGTTTTAATGTGGTCTCAAATGCATGGTAATGAATCTACCACAACTAAGGCTTTATTTGATCTCTTAAATTCTTTAAAAGAAGCCGAAAGTGGTTTAATTCATATTTTAAAACACTGTACTTTATATATTATTCCTATTTTAAATCCAGATGGAGCAGAGGTTTACACCAGAGTAAATGCTAATAAGGTAGATTTAAACAGAGATGCGCAAAATTTAACACAGCCAGAGAGTTTGGTATTGCGTAAAGTATTTGAAGCTTTTAAACCTTATTATTGTTTTAATTTACATGGTCAGCGTACTATTTTTAGCGCTGGAAAAAATAACAAATCTGCTACGGTATCTTTTTTATCTCCAGCACAAGATAAAGAATGTACTGTTACTCAAAATAGAAGAGTGGCTATGGAAATAATTGGCATAATGAATGATGCGTTGCAAGAGGTTATTCCCAACCAAATTGGTGTTTATGATGATGCATTTAATATAAATTGCGTTGGTGATACATTTCAAAGTGAAAACGTACCTACTATTTTATTTGAAGCAGGTCATTTTGCTAACGATTATAACAGAGAGTATACAAGAGAACTTATTTACATGTCTTATATTAAATCTCTATGTTATATTGCAGAACTTAATGTTGATGGAAGTAAAATAGACTCTTATTTTAGTATTCCTGAAAATGAAAAGTGCTTTTATGATGTTATTATAAGAAATGCAGCAGGATATTCAAATGAAGGGTTGGTTGATATAGCCATTCAATTTCAAGAAACACTGGTTGATAATACTTTAGAATTTATGCCTGTAGTTCAATGCATAGAGAAGTTAAACAATTTTTATGGTCACAGAGAAATAGATGCTAAAGGAGAAGCGGTGTTAGATGATAGAAAGAAAAAGCTTTCAATAGCTAGCGAAAACGTTTTCGTAATGATAAAAAATGAAAATATCGTATTATTACCAAAATAA